From the Octadecabacter arcticus 238 genome, the window CATCCACGCTGATCGATGCACCGCTCTTGCGCCCCACTGTAGAGCCGTCGCCAGACAACGGCTTGCGAAAGGCGTCACAGATCATGCTGGACAAACCAATGACGGTGAAGACCGACAAGATAGGGGCAGCTTTTGGCCACCTCGATGACGCATCAATGGTCAGCGTGAACAGATCGCTGGCGCTGGTTTTGGGGTTGGCCGGATAGGTCGCTCAAAACCAGCGTTTTTAGATCGCAAAGTCGTCTAGCGATTTCCCTGCTGAGAGCCCATCCTTGATCCAATTTGGCTGTCTACCACGCCCATTCCAGGTGAGCGATGAATCTTCTGGATGCTTATACTTGGCGGGCGAAGCAACTTTAGCTTTTTTACTACCCATAAGATCCGCCAGCTTATATCCATGCTTCTGCGCAA encodes:
- a CDS encoding H-NS family nucleoid-associated regulatory protein; the protein is MAITDLEKLSIEELNKLQKDAAKAIASFEDRKRADAIAELEEVAQKHGYKLADLMGSKKAKVASPAKYKHPEDSSLTWNGRGRQPNWIKDGLSAGKSLDDFAI
- a CDS encoding type II toxin-antitoxin system PemK/MazF family toxin encodes the protein MEVKRGDLVTVALQGDYGKPRPALVIQADQFADLGSVVILPITSTLIDAPLLRPTVEPSPDNGLRKASQIMLDKPMTVKTDKIGAAFGHLDDASMVSVNRSLALVLGLAG